CTCGACGGATAGAGAGCATTAGGGATGCGTTGAAACGTGGGGCTGTGATGCTATATCCAACAGATACGGTCTATGCGATCGGGTGTGATCTAAATGTAAAGTCTGCTGTGGCAAGGGTTCGCCAGCTTAAGCAACTGTCGAATGAGAAGCCACTCACCTTTTTATGTCCGTCATTATCCAACATTTCTGATTACGCTTGGGTCAGTGATCATGCCTATCGCATCATCAAACGGCTAATTCCTGGGCCCTATA
The sequence above is drawn from the Candidatus Obscuribacterales bacterium genome and encodes:
- a CDS encoding Sua5/YciO/YrdC/YwlC family protein — translated: MATIYEIHPDTPQTRRIESIRDALKRGAVMLYPTDTVYAIGCDLNVKSAVARVRQLKQLSNEKPLTFLCPSLSNISDYAWVSDHAYRIIKRLIPGPY